One segment of Solanum lycopersicum chromosome 1, SLM_r2.1 DNA contains the following:
- the LOC101243927 gene encoding uncharacterized protein: MDSGKCTSRNGASSSNMAHTRFLNRVYTKSLFEEEERFTEHATIKDVNIDLREVYFLIMHFLSSGPCRKTFGIFCDELLEHELLPRRYNAWYSRKGVLSGDDDNDISFLLNYDDLMLRYPHVEKDHLVKLLKQLLLNTGPPMQCGGGDAPGAADVPTLLGSGPFSLLTCERNRVKKQAQSLPSYLRWPHMPANQVHGLTLREIAGGFPKHHRAPSIRLASYAVAKPSTMVQKMQNIKKLRGHRDAVYCAIFDRSGRYVITGSDDRLVKVWSMETGLCLASCRGHEGDITDLAVSSNNALVASASNDYSIRVWRLPDGLPISVLRGHAGAVTAIAFTPKTSSVYQLLSSSDDGTCRIWDARSSQCVPRVYSPRPKDNVSVRSSGTAATNLQSSSNTSHSHQILCCAYNANGTVFVTGSSDTLARVWSACKFSPDHPEELNHEIDTLSGHENDVNYVQFSGCAVASRSSTSDSFVEDCIPKFRNSWFSHDNIVTCSRDGSAIIWTPKPRKSSHGKHGRSWGKAYHLKVPPPPMPPQPPRGGPRQRFRPTPRGVNMIVWSLDNRFVLAAIMDCRICVWNASDGSLVHSLTGHTQSTYVLDVHPFNPRIAMSAGYDGKTILWDIWEGIPIRTYDIGRFKLVDGKFSQDGTSIVLSDDVGQIYLLNTGQGESQKDAKYDQFFLGDYRPLIQDAQGNVLDQETQLAPYRRNMQDLLCDASMLPYPEPYQSTYQRRRLGALGTEWRPSSIKFSVGTDGGLGLGYQVLPVADLDIIAEPLPEFVDTLFWEPDNVILNDETDSEYNMNEELSAEEEHECLRDGSSSGSVCSEEQKVRRSRKDSLRRSKRKISVSEVEAASSGRRLRKKVKDDDVGTSYRSLRTRKSRNGQKATTKRKSTKPKSFRSHRGAAHPEIVYQQYDISSDDEDEASSEDDSLETESLECWSSDQSIASDDKLTSTPRSYPTGGAIDVPAKSTEPPTNGENKRRLVLKLKIRDANKLELSKDTAAQCGDQADKPCSSQAGEEITEDNVVNLRLKEPGSSSAGEISMKLFGKYSETEHMVNDKEPKYVLNEQVDRKPSAGLDIQNLALADNLMAEAQTNLGQTEVSSLLAGNGPGDALCFSGVAKSSSLLHSSSSPSHQLQQIGVGPGANKLTTTDDNPEVNLKPRVKPTIIKIKSKKMSREFLTHSEFNPPTDAYCGAESTSKNFSHLEQNQVPETGNGPDRFSQNLHWGVLMDDSVGRNKSHGSRSGLCSSHDICGSASNASNDHNETGSEFPHAATDAARRKRSLRFTAMSRDAAIGKDDPKIRESHVAVGSSRSTEKLTKKATGSPPLGWTSTDVFKCRSSRNAKEGSSRDENVFSSGMSLNEAVKKLNWLLLSEREEGYRYIPQLGDEVVYFRQGHQEYIEYSDSSERGPWTKNAAAVQAVEICLVKHLSYATLPGSGESCCKVTLQFIDSSSPVSGQKFKLTLPELVNFPDFLIERSRYESAMERNWSYGDKCLVWWKDESEQGGKWWVGEVVSVKAKSDQFPDSPWERCGILYEGEVEPHPQSPWELHDVDSSWEQSQLDLESKNRVLSSVTELLQSASRNQDNFGILKLKQVAVKLDFMNRFPVPLSPEIIRLRLENNYYRSLKAMKHDFSVMIANGEAYFAKNRELSLKMKRLSDWFTKKLSNL, encoded by the exons ATGGATTCAGGGAAGTGTACATCTAGAAATGGTGCTTCATCATCAAATATGGCACATACACGCTTCCTGAATAGGGTATACACAAAATCTCTCTtcgaagaagaagagagatttACTGAACATGCCACAATAAAGGATGTAAATATTGACCTCAGAGAAGTTTATTTTCTGATTATGCATTTTTTGTCATCTGGGCCGTGCCGAAAAACGTTTGGAATATTCTGTGACGAACTTTTGGAACATGAGCTTCTGCCTAGGAGATATAATGCTTGGTATTCAAGAAAAGGTGTACTCAGTGGAGATGATGACAATGACATTTCTTTCCTTCTAAATTATGATGATCTGATGCTAAG GTATCCTCATGTTGAAAAAGATCACTTGGTAAAGTTGCTTAAACAACTACTGCTGAATACGGGTCCTCCTATGCAATGTGGTGGGGGAGATGCCCCTGGTGCTGCTGATGTCCCCACGCTACTTGGATCTGGACCTTTTTCTCTTTTGACTT GTGAGCGAAATAGAGTCAAGAAGCAAGCACAATCCCTTCCTTCATACCTCCGTTGGCCACACATGCCTGCTAATCAGGTGCATGGTCTAACTTTAAGAGAGATCGCAGGCGGTTTCCCAAAACACCATCGTGCTCCATCTATCCGTCTTGCAAGTTATGCTGTTGCAAAGCCGTCAACTATGGTCCAAAAGATGCAAAACATAAAGAAACTAAGGGGACATAGGGATGCTGTTTATTGTG CAATATTTGATCGCTCAGGAAGATATGTGATTACTGGTTCCGATGATCGCCTCGTCAAGGTTTGGTCAATGGAAACTGGATTATGCCTGGCTAGTTGCCGAGGACATGAA GGTGACATCACTGATTTAGCTGTCAGTTCAAACAATGCTTTGGTGGCATCTGCATCAAATGACTACAGCATTCGAGTT TGGCGCTTGCCAGACGGATTACCTATTTCAGTATTGCGTGGTCACGCTGGAGCTGTTACTGCCATCGCATTTACTCCAAAAACTAGCTCCGTGTATCAGCTTCTATC GTCATCAGATGATGGAACTTGTCGCATTTGGGATGCTAGGTCTTCTCAATGTGTTCCACGCGTTTACTCGCCAAGACCAAAGGATAACGTCTCAG TGAGGAGCAGTGGTACTGCAGCAACCAACCTTCAGTCCTCTAGTAATACATCACATAGCCATCAAATTTTGTGTTGTGCATATAATGCCAATGGAACTGTCTTTGTCACTGGCAGCTCTGATACTTTAGCAAGG GTCTGGAGTGCTTGTAAATTCTCCCCAGATCACCCTGAGGAGCTAAATCATGAAATAGATACATTATCTGGTCATGAAAATGATGTCAACTATGTACAGTTCAG TGGCTGTGCAGTTGCTTCACGATCTTCAACTTCTGATTCTTTTGTGGAGGACTGCATTCCTAAATTTAGGAATTCTTG GTTTAGCCATGACAACATTGTCACTTGTTCCCGTGACGGAAGTGCAATTATTTGGACCCCAAAACCACGCAAGTCGTCCCAT GGAAAACATGGACGTTCTTGGGGTAAGGCATATCATCTTAAAGTTCCTCCGCCACCAATGCCACCACAGCCTCCTCGAGGAGGGCCACGGCAGAGATTTCGCCCTACTCCTCGCGGTGTTAACATGATAGTGTGGAGCCTGGATAATCGCTTTGTACTGGCTGCTATCATGG ATTGCCGAATTTGTGTTTGGAATGCTAGTGATGGTAGCTTGGTGCACTCCTTGACTGGTCACACACAGTCT ACATATGTTCTGGATGTTCATCCTTTCAATCCCAGAATCGCAATGAGTGCTGGGTATGATGGGAAAACCATCCTGTGGGAT ATATGGGAGGGGATCCCCATCCGCACATATGATATAGGTCGCTTTAAGTTGGTTGATGGAAAGTTTTCACA GGATGGAACATCAATTGTTCTTTCTGATGATGTTGggcaaatatatttattaaatacagGCCAAGGCGAGTCTCAAAAGGATGCTAAATATGATCAG TTCTTCCTTGGGGATTACCGGCCCCTTATCCAGGATGCGCAGGGGAATGTTCTTGATCAG GAGACACAGTTAGCTCCATATCGGAGGAACATGCAAGATCTTCTTTGTGATGCAA GTATGCTTCCATATCCTGAACCATATCAGAGTACGTACCAGCGCCGCCGCCTAGGAGCTCTGGGTACCGAGTGGCGTCCTTCTTCAATTAAATTTTCTGTAGGCACAGATGGTGGTTTGGGCCTAGGATATCAGGTTTTACCAGTGGCTGACTTGGACATAATAGCTGAACCACTGCCAGAGTTTGTGGATACCCTTTTCTGGGAGCCAGATAATGTTATTCTGAATGATGAGACCGATTCAGAATATAATATGAATGAAGAGCTTTCTGCTGAAGAAGAGCATGAATGTTTAAGAGATGGCTCTTCTAGTGGTTCAGTATGTAGTGAAGAACAGAAGGTGAGAAGGAGTCGGAAAGATAGCCTACGCAgatcaaaaaggaaaatatctGTATCAGAA GTGGAAGCCGCGTCATCTGGAAGGCGTCTTAGGAAGAAAGTTAAGGATGATGATGTTGGCACTTCATATAGAAGTCTTAGAACTAGGAAATCAAGAAATGGGCAGAAAGCTACCACTAAAAGGAAGTCAACTAAACCAAAGTCATTCAGATCTCACCGTGGAGCTGCACATCCTGAAATTGTGTATCAGCAATATGACATTTCTTCAGATGATGAAGACGAAGCTAGCTCTGAGGATGATTCATTGGAAACTGAATCATTAGAATGTTGGTCAAGCGATCAGAGTATTGCATCTGATGACAAACTGACAAGCACACCGCGGAGCTATCCAACGGGTGGAGCTATCGATGTGCCTGCTAAATCCACTGAACCTCCAACAAACGGCGAGAACAAAAGGAGATTAGTCCTGAAATTGAAAATCCGTGATGCTAATAAGCTTGAGCTATCAAAAGACACTGCAGCTCAATGTGGTGACCAAGCTGATAAGCCATGTTCTTCGCAAGCTGGTGAAGAGATAACTGAAGATAATGTGGTTAACCTAAGGTTAAAGGAGCCAGGATCATCCTCTGCAGGCGAGATTAGCATGAAGCTGTTCGGGAAATACAGTGAAACAGAACATATGGTTAATGACAAGGAACCCAAATATGTTTTAAATGAGCAAGTCGATAGAAAACCTTCTGCTGGTCTAGATATCCAAAATCTGGCTCTGGCCGATAATTTAATGGCCGAGGCCCAAACGAATTTGGGACAAACTGAAGTTAGCAGTTTGCTGGCTGGAAATGGTCCTGGAGATGCACTGTGTTTCTCAGGAGTTGCTAAAAGTTCTTCATTATTACACTCCTCATCGTCACCCAGTCATCAGCTGCAGCAAATAGGTGTAGGTCCTGGTGCAAACAAGTTGACTACCACTGATGACAATCCTGAAGTAAACCTCAAACCTAGAGTGAAGCCAAccataataaagataaaatcaaagaaaatgtCCAGGGAGTTTCTAACTCATTCTGAGTTTAATCCTCCTACAGATGCTTATTGTGGAGCTGAATCAACATCTAAAAATTTTTCCCATTTGGAACAAAACCAAGTTCCAGAAACAGGTAATGGGCCTGATAGATTCAGTCAGAATTTGCATTGGGGTGTACTGATGGATGATTCTGTTGGCAGAAACAAGTCTCATGGATCTAGAAGCGGCTTATGTAGCAGTCATGATATTTGTGGAAGTGCTTCTAATGCTTCTAATGATCATAACGAAACAGGTTCTGAATTCCCTCATGCCGCGACTGATGCAGCTCGTAGAAAGAGATCCTTAAGATTTACTGCAATGTCAAGAGACGCAGCAATCGGGAAAGATGACCCAAAAATAAGAGAGAGCCATGTAGCTGTAGGTTCATCAAGAAGCACAGAAAAGCTAACCAAGAAGGCTACTGGTTCTCCGCCACTAGGATGGACTTCAACTGATGTGTTCAAGTGCCGGTCATCTAGAAACGCTAAAGAAGGTTCTTCCAGGgatgaaaatgttttttcatCTGGAATGAGCTTGAATGAGGCAGTGAAAAAACTGAATTGGTTGCTATTATCAGAACGTGAAGAGGGTTACCGCTACATTCCTCAGCTAGGTGATGAAGTAGTGTACTTCCGACAG GGGCATCAAGAATATATAGAATATAGTGATTCATCAGAGCGTGGTCCTTGGACAAAGAATGCAGCTGCAGTCCAAGCTGTCGAAATTTGCTTAgtaaaacatctttcatatgcAACTCTTCCTGGCTCTGGTGAGAGCTGCTGTAAAGTTACACTTCAATTCATAGATTCCTCATCCCCCGTCTCTGGACAGAAGTTTAAGCTTACACTGCCTGAACTAGTCAACTTCCCTGACTTTCTAATTGAGAGATCAAGGTATGAGAGTGCAATGGAGAGAAATTGGTCATATGGAGATAAGTGTCTGGTTTGGTGGAAGGATGAGAGTGAGCAAGGTGGTAAGTGGTGGGTAGGTGAGGTAGTTTCAGTGAAAGCCAAGTCTGACCAGTTTCCTGACAGTCCATGGGAAAGATGTGGTATCCTATACGAAGGTGAAGTAGAACCCCATCCTCAGAGTCCCTGGGAACTGCATGATGTAGATAGTTCATGGGAGCAATCTCAACTTgacttggaaagcaaaaatagAGTGTTGTCATCTGTCACTGAACTATTGCAGTCAGCAAGCAGAAATCAG GATAACTTTGGGATTCTAAAATTGAAACAAGTTGCTGTGAAACTGGACTTCATGAATAG GTTCCCTGTTCCTCTATCACCTGAAATAATCCGGTTAAGGTTAGAGAACAACTATTATAGAAGCTTGAAAGCAATGAAGCATGATTTCTCTGTGATGATAGCAAATGGTGAGGCTTACTTTGCCAAAAACAGGGAGCTTTCACTGAAAATGAAGCGTCTTTCAGATTGGTTTACCAAgaaattatcaaatttatga